Part of the Pyricularia oryzae 70-15 chromosome 3, whole genome shotgun sequence genome, ttctccctcttttCTGGAGCGGTGCGTGTCTCGTTTTTATCAGGTGGGATTAATTCGTGTTATTTTCTTAGATGAGATGCGAGAGGAGTTTTTGAAGCCCGAATGCTTTACTTTTTCTTAAACATAAACAGACTAAAGACTACGAAAGACTCCATGTACCTAGCTTATTCTAATCCATTGTATGTCTACTTCAACCAGTGCTACAACTAATACCTATTATATTCTTTGTTTTGATCTCTGGATGAACTTCAAAAATCATACCCACCCCAGGCAAGCCATAGGGGCAATCGAATCGTATAGTGACAAAGATGCACTCAGCATCCTGTCCTCTACCTTTCCTTCTATTGTCTCACTTTAGGTCTTCTTCTGTTCGGGTCTGTCTTTATGGGTTTGCACCAAGATCAAAAAGAAAGCATTTGTGTTTcagtctttttttgtcgacGCCACAAACCCTCAGAAGCAACAAAAGCCCCCGATCCAGCGCCACAACATGCCCTGAAATAACTCTTCCGAGCCATCGTTTCATGGCAAATCCATTGGAGCAGgaacagcagcggcagcggcagcctgAACGCTATTCACCTCACCCAGCTTCCCCCAGGCGGGCCGGTTgagcctcggcggcggagcCTCTCCTGGCCCGCGGCCCTTGCCGTTGTTATAGCCCCTGGCGCGGGGCCTCTCACCGCCTCCGATGGGGAGGTCTGCTTCGTAAGAAGCGGCGAAGCGCTCCGCGTCTGCCTCAAATGTGCCTGCCACCAAAGAGGCGCGGGCTGCGGCAAACAGGGACGCGACGACGTGGTGGTTGTGCACCTGCAGCAGCGTCCAGGCGAGCATCTCGCGGGCGGAGAGGAGGTGGTGCACGTAGGCGCGGTGGTGGCTCGTACAGGCCGGGCAGGTGCATCCGTCAGAGAGAGGGGAGAGGGAGGTGTTGTAGGTCGGGGAGGATAGGTCGACGCCTAGCGGGAGGAGGGTGGATGGTTTTGCTGGTGGTGATGGGTTTTGTGATGTGGGGAGGGTGAAGGTGAAGGCGACGCCAGCTTCGGAAAAGGCGTTGATGAATGGGAGGAGGATGACGTCGGCTCCTAGGGAGATCTGCCGCAGGATCTGGTGTGGTGTGCTGGGCAGGTCGAGGGATAACCGGGGGAGTTGGTTGAGGTTGTCGTAGCCGGCCAGGTCTGGAAGGATGTCAATGTCGTAGACAGCCAAGCCCTTGATGAAGCCTACCATGTCCTCGTTCAGACAGCGGAGATACTCCCATTGAATAGGATGTGGAATCGGAAGAGTTGGTGCGAATATGGCTGTCTCATTCGACTTGGAACCGCCGTCCAGCTGTTTCCGGAGTTTGATCATCCAGTCCTCAGTCCTGTCGGCCATGCGCACCGCCCGCTTGGAGCTGGGAGTGCCAGTAGTAAACGTGAGGTCCGCCATGGGGATCACGACGTCAGGCCTCAGGTTGACAATCGCGTCGGCGTACTGAGCCGTGGTGAGGGTCTGCACGCCTGTTGAGGTGAAGACTGACACCGAGTCGGCCATGTTCCCGAGGCTGCAGGCGGCAGGGGGCATACGGCGGGCGCCGAGCACAGTGGGGATGGGATCGGGTAGGGCGGTGAAGGCGTGCAGCGGAGCCCGTACCGTCTTCATCTTGTCGGTAGtctgcagcagcggcgcgACACGGGTCGGGTCCCTTTGGTTCCGTTCTATGAAATCCTCAAAGGCCATGTAGGCGCCGCGGACCATGTCGGCATGGCGACGCAGGTTGTCCGGGGTCAGGTGGGGCACGACGCCACGAGAGGTGCCCGAGAAGAAGTTTGGGGTATCGACGGGATTGCGACCGGGAAGGGagaggcggccgaggcgagCGCCGGTCCCGGGCGTGGAGGCCCGGAGGAGTGTGAATAGCTCCATGGCGGGGTCGGAGTCCGGGAGCTTTCCTGTCTCGGAATATTCCATGGCGGGAGGTGCCTCCGGGGTGACTGACTGCGTGATGCACAATCCAGTTATGTCCCAAAAACTAGTGGATGGTATTGTAGTTTTCTGGTTTCGGAATCTACGTGTGACCTAGGTAGCCTGCCACACTAGATCTTGGATTTTGATGCTCAGGGCAGCATGGTGTTGTGTGGTGTGTTTGATGGTATGCGATTTTAGTcacataaaaaaagaaagcaagtCACTTAATCGGGAGACACGTGAGAGACATGTGGGCGGCTTGAGCGGGTGATTCCATGCCAATCGCTGCAAATGACTAGGTCCGTTTTAGTTATGGGTGTTCTTATCAGACAGGGACACCACCATGTTGTTCAAGTTGGTCACGACAGGGATCCTCATCtagtacctaaggtacctaggtaggtaggcaggtagatAAGTTACCTTGTTTGCCTACCTGTGTAATTATCTGCACATATATATGCTTTTAAGTATCTAAAGTACGTACGTATATGTCGTTGGTCCAAACTAATCGATCTGTAGGGCTATCAATCATTCGGTGCGGATACCCCACTGTGTAGATCCAATTGACTGCTGAGCTAGAAAAAGCTGCCTGCCCTGCCAAGCCTGTTTAGTGCTCACCAGGGGGTCTCCAGGGATATTGCCCGCTACAAACTAACGTTGACGCTAGTAAAGTCCCTAACGAGTCAGGAATGGTTGACGTGCGCCAATCCGGCGAAACGCCCCTGACGAAAGGTTCGGGTCATGGATCTCGACGAAGGGATGTAGCTTTGAATGGACCTATGTCTCTTGGCAAGACCACAGCGGCGGATGATTGAGTGTCGCAGAGGTGGAGAGGGTGTTGCGTTTGCCCTTCTCTTCTTGGAGAAACAGCACAGGCATTGATTGGATTTGTAGAATAATCATTGCGCGGCCCTTGCAGCTTATCTTACCCACCTACCTTGCTTCTCTTGTCTGTCCATCACGTCGGTTTCCCCCGCCAGTTTCGGACTTCCATGGGCATGTTCTGCTTTTTTAATCATCAATCATCATCCATCCAAACTTTAGAACTTTGTACGTTTCTGGGCAATCATCCATCGTTCCCACTGCCATGGAGTTCCCCGCCTGCTAGCCAGGTGCTTATCTCTCTCTCGTATTCCATTTCATCCATCCGTCTCTGATGCGGAAACTCCTCTTGTTTCGTAGTTTCCCATTGATCAAATCCCAGTCTTCTCGTCCTTTCCGCCATATTATGCACGCATGCAACTGATTGTGTTGCTTTCGTTACCGTCCTCTTGCCTCGAGGAGTTTGACTCCGCCCGGCTCCAGAAATTTCCaacttttccttcttcccaATACCTTACTTGGTAGGTACTATTTAAATAGCGCCTGCCAGACCAGGTTCAGCTAGCCCACCATGACATCAAGTCGTCCCTCAACCCCTCCAAAGACGGCATCCGAGATCGTCCACGAAGCCAGTCGACGCCACCCGCCAGCCAGTGGTAGCACATCCACTACTTCTATTGGCGCCTCCTCCCGTCATCCCGACATTGCTAGCGGCACCGACGATGACATGCTTCCCGAGAATCGAGATTcgaccctgcccgccccGGTACCAGGCACACGGCGGCGGCTGAATTGGTGGAACTGGAATTGGGTGCCAGCACCCGTCCGTCGCACAGGCAATGCCGTTGCAACCTGGGTACGCGGGCCGCCGAACCCAACGCGCTACACCATCAAGCCGCTCTTGCCCAAGGTGCAACACGCCCCGATCTGGCTGGTCAACAAAGTGGCACCCCGTCGCTGGCACAAGGCTGTGCTTGCCTTGATATACGTTGCGCTGTGGGTCACAGCTTTTGCGCTCGTCGTGCAGCATGCCGGCCAAACTACTGCCATAGAGGACTTTGGCGTGCCGACGTCCCTGGGGTGCGGCTCGGCGTATTGGGTCTATGGAAATGGCTGCGGTTTGGATGGCAACTACTGCCGCCCCTTTGCGAATCAAACATTGGCATTCAAGTGCCCTGCAAACTGCGCGAGCTATAGGGTTCAGAACCCAAGGGCTGTTGGTGACCAGGAGATCATCTACCAGTCCATGGTTATCGGAGGGCCCGGGAGTGGGCAGAATCCAAACCTAGGCCCCATCTACCGCGCCGATTCCTATATTTGCGCCGCCGCGATGCATTCCGGCATTGTTTCTAACACCAATGGTGGCTGTGGAGTTTTGAACCTGATCGGCGAGCAgaggaacttcgtctcctcCAATCGAAATGGTATCGACAGCATCAAGTTCAAGTCGTCATTCCCCAGGTCATACACTTTCCTCAGTGGCATCGCATGCGACTCAGAGGATTTTAGATGGCCGTTGCTGGGCATGTCGGTAGCATTCACGGCCCTCTTCTCCCTTTTCACAACTTCGGTGCCATTGTTCTTTTTCGCTATATTCACTGGGATCTTTTGGCACGTCGGCATGGTCTCGGACCCTCCTCCCAACTCTGGCGCTGCCGACCTCGCTTCCCAGATTATCGGCAGGTATCTCCCTGCCATATTCGTAGCATGGGTCATGTACGACCGCATGGG contains:
- a CDS encoding LCCL domain-containing protein, which gives rise to MTSSRPSTPPKTASEIVHEASRRHPPASGSTSTTSIGASSRHPDIASGTDDDMLPENRDSTLPAPVPGTRRRLNWWNWNWVPAPVRRTGNAVATWVRGPPNPTRYTIKPLLPKVQHAPIWLVNKVAPRRWHKAVLALIYVALWVTAFALVVQHAGQTTAIEDFGVPTSLGCGSAYWVYGNGCGLDGNYCRPFANQTLAFKCPANCASYRVQNPRAVGDQEIIYQSMVIGGPGSGQNPNLGPIYRADSYICAAAMHSGIVSNTNGGCGVLNLIGEQRNFVSSNRNGIDSIKFKSSFPRSYTFLSGIACDSEDFRWPLLGMSVAFTALFSLFTTSVPLFFFAIFTGIFWHVGMVSDPPPNSGAADLASQIIGRYLPAIFVAWVMYDRMGVRRTLVGLTAQVEKTILWLGACWLGALENYSFSEWIPINRLTGRDLDQQPGAKAALAFIVILLVVIAASQVWFFRQEGRLGRMLRIYGLLVGAILICLCITPLELRIHHYILALLLLPGTSMQTRPSLVYQGLLVGLFINGTARWGFDAVLQTAAALLGDGQFFSDLPTILAPTISLASASSTNLSSITFSWSVADAADLGYDGISVLVNDVERYRGFFEDKVSPDPNVGGPNAGRRFEWRRNATTQPDDEYFRFAYVFGTDSMDYTKAGTWTAAGEWVTMAPGPSKMRRRSLTTRSPKRNQGARKAKRTRVFDDEL
- a CDS encoding tRNA-guanine transglycosylase: MEYSETGKLPDSDPAMELFTLLRASTPGTGARLGRLSLPGRNPVDTPNFFSGTSRGVVPHLTPDNLRRHADMVRGAYMAFEDFIERNQRDPTRVAPLLQTTDKMKTVRAPLHAFTALPDPIPTVLGARRMPPAACSLGNMADSVSVFTSTGVQTLTTAQYADAIVNLRPDVVIPMADLTFTTGTPSSKRAVRMADRTEDWMIKLRKQLDGGSKSNETAIFAPTLPIPHPIQWEYLRCLNEDMVGFIKGLAVYDIDILPDLAGYDNLNQLPRLSLDLPSTPHQILRQISLGADVILLPFINAFSEAGVAFTFTLPTSQNPSPPAKPSTLLPLGVDLSSPTYNTSLSPLSDGCTCPACTSHHRAYVHHLLSAREMLAWTLLQVHNHHVVASLFAAARASLVAGTFEADAERFAASYEADLPIGGGERPRARGYNNGKGRGPGEAPPPRLNRPAWGKLGEVNSVQAAAAAAVPAPMDLP